Genomic DNA from Triticum dicoccoides isolate Atlit2015 ecotype Zavitan chromosome 4B, WEW_v2.0, whole genome shotgun sequence:
ttctgttgaggtgccaaatagagAAACACACTAATTTCGTTGGACTAATAAATACTTATCTTGCATTGCAGATCTCCAAAGACTGCCTTCCAGCCATCATGAAGCTACCCAATCTTAAGGTGTTGGCACTGGTGGGATGTGTTGGAATAGATGATGATGCCCTTAGTGGTCTTGAGAATGAATGCAGCAAATCACTACGGGTAATCATCAAACTAGACCATTTTGTCTCGTGTGTTAGTGTTGTGTGTCATGTCACCTTCATTTGATCACTATTAGGTTCATCAACTCTTTGTGTAGATTTTATAATTTAATGTCGCTAGGATACTAGCGCTGCATTTGCAGTTAATATAGAATGTTTGGCACATCCATACATGTCGATGTAGAACAAGTAGTTACATAAGAACATGTGTAGGCACTCAACAAAGTTTCCCAAGTATTGTGGTCAATAAACTTGAAAATAACACTTCTACTCttgcaggtgctcgatatgtcaacCTGTCGGAATGTCACTCATGCGGGAGTTTCATCAGTTGTGGAGGCAGTGCCAAATCTCTTGGAATTGAATCTGTCGTACTGCTGTAATGTAAGTATCTAACTGTAGTAGCATCATCTAGGCATAACCTGACCTTCTCCAGTTTGTTTTACATTCTTCTTTTTGGCAGGTTACTCCATCTATGGAAAGATGCTTCCAAATGCTTCCTAAATTGCAGACCCTGAAATTGGAAGGCTGCAAGTTCATGGCTGATGGACTAAAATACATTGGAATTTCTTGTGTCTCTTTAAGAGAGTTGAGCCTGAGCAAGTGCTCAGGAGTGACAAATACTGATCTGTCTTTCGTTGTGTCAAGACTAAAGAATTTGCTGAAGCTGGACATTACTTGCACGCAATATCACTGATGTTTCATTAGCTGGCATAACTAGCTCATGCCCATCCCTCATCTCCCTAAGAATGGAGTCCTGTAGTCATTTCTCTAGTGAAGGGATGCCTCCTCGGGACGGTCGTGGCGCGGAGACCGTGGACAAGGTCGGCGGCGCGGCCGTGGTAGTCAGCCGAGCGCTTCTTGAAGTGGGTGTACCGACGGGAGAACCATACGGCAATGAGCCGCCGGAGCGTGGCGTTGGGGGTGAGCGCGTCGTCCCAGAGCTCCTGCATCGTGGTCGGCAGGTCCGATGGCACAGCGCCAGCCACAGGGAGATATGCAGTTAACTGCACTTAACATCCAGTAATGCGGGTTAATTAAAGAAGATGGCAGGGTGTTTCTTGCAAAAGTGCGGGCGAAGACCGGTCCAGCCACCTGGCTGCCACTTGTCGAGCTGTGATAGGCCGGGGACCAAATCATCACATCCAGTGCAAGTTGGGGTATGGTGGAGTTGCATTTTGCAAGTTTGGTACTAAATCATCACATTCCATGCAAGTTAAGGTACTTGGGGTGCTTTTACCTCTTTTTTTTAATGCTCTGCTAGGTTGCTCCATGAGATACAAAGGCTGAGGCGAATGGCGAAAGCTCAAAAAGTAAAAGGTGGAAGATTCAGATTGAAATGTGCACATTTTTGAATTGAAGCTCAAAGAATAGAATTCGACCATGAGCCTAGGACTGAGGCATACACGCCGACGTGCCAACAAAAAGAGCCATGCATGTCCATGAGTTTTGGATGAAATAACAACACGCTTTTTTCCTCCCAAATCTTGTAGCACGACCTTGAGTCACACAGCAGTGAACGAAGAGGTCCAAATTATTTTGCGACGATGTAATCCCTTCTTCATTAGTACAGTACCGATTAAAGAtctcgataactgccacacgtgtggtgtatcaggtagttgtgccacacgcctcgtgtggcatggacagcaaccagcccacacatctacgtgtgggcaaaacaactaatgcccacacacatctttttttccctcctgaaccctctcacacacgtgcgtgtgggcgaagttgataacgcccacacgtccgtatgtcaggcctcgtacccttctggtcccgcacgcgacgcgtgacgcccaccgcgcgcccgcagttgccatggtccagaccctcgtccatgttcgtttatctgcagttgccatgtcgctgaactacggttgccatgtcggacaactgcagttgccatggttgctcaactgcagttgccatgtatggtctgatctaatgtagttgccatgatttcataactttaggagttgccacatactaacactaggcagttgagagagttgccatgtgctcacaagcatgctagggcagttgccatgtaaaaaggaagagttgccatctgtttacgtgcacgttagggcagttgccatgtacgtgcacgttggggcagttgccatgtaccatgcaaaaacatcatggcaactcggtaaaagacagttgacatctgcttacgtgcacactaggcagttgccgtgtaccctgcaaaaacacatggcaactcggataaaaaaagagagttgacacctgcttataaagcacactagaggcagttgccatgtgcgctgcaaaaacacatggcaactagcagcttacgtgtgggagaggagacgggcgtgtgggcgagatggcaaatgcccacacaccagcccttgtgcgtgactgaaaactggtgtgtgggtgaactgctaaacgcTCACACACtggcccctccgtgtggtaaaacagatgtgtgggcgaactatgtcacacaccacacacacgccttgtcctacgtggcacagaaaaATCAGTCAgattgtgtcaagattcgtgcatatagtactggacgatgatggatgcgtgtggtcgagatggtcaacgcccacacgtgtgggcgttaacatttccgtttatCTTTTACTAGTCGTTCTTCATCCAGTTGTCTGTGCATTGTATTGGTTTTGTGTTTGCTTGATATTAATCAGATTTAAGTTGCACTTTGggtgttttcaattttttttaaagcaTTATTATTATCTCCTTTCAAAAAAGGAGAGAGACTCTGATGCACGATCCGTCTCAGCTAGCAGTGTCGAGTTCATCCGAGTTTTCCCACCAACACGGTGACATCTCTGGAAAAGCAGTGGCAAAGTGCAAGCTACTCCACTTTTGGACGTTAGATTAGATAGGGCAGTCGATCTGCCCGTCGCTACCGGGCCACCGGTCGTTCGTCCAACAAAGCATCCGAGCACCTATAAATGAACCACGAGCCACGGCACGACGGCACGTCCACCGGCCGATCGCACAGTGCACCAGAAAGCCCGGCCAGTTCACTCCGATCATCCATCCACCCGCCGATGGCCCGAAGCCGGAGCGGCGGCCTCTCGTTCTCGTCCGCGCTGAGCCTGGGGCTCGCCGTGCTGGCCGTCACATGGGCGGCGTCCACGGCGCAGCAGCAGCCGCCGGCCGTGCCCAGCCCGGGCGTGAGCGTGCCGAGCTGCCCGCCGGTGCAGGCCTCGCTGTCGCCGTGCGTGAGCTACTTCATCGGCAACTCCTCGTCGCCGTCCGACGCGTGCTGCGTCCAGATGCGGGCCCTGTTCCAGTCGCAGGCGCCGTGCCTCTGCGCCGCCGTGTCCGCCGTGCCATCCCAGCTCGGGTCCGTGGTCGGTGGCCTGCTCCCCACCGCCTGCGACCTGCCCCCCAACGCCTGCTCCGGTACGCGCATGCTGCCATGCCAGCGACATACTGAAGTGGAGTGAGAGTGACTAACCACTTCTgttgctgtgtgtgtgtgtgtgcagctgTGACAGGGACCACCAGCTCTGCTCCGGCGccgtcgtcgtcgacgggaacaccTACTGATGCTGCGGCTGCTGCGCCGGTGACCGGTCCGGCTGATGCGGACCCGGCTGGCACGCCTTCCGGTGGTGGGGTGAAGTCGGTTCCGGGGACGGTTGATTCGGCGGCTGCCGTTGAGTGCAAGGGGACCTCCGCTGCCGTCGTCGTCCTGGCCATGGCTGCCTCGTTCCTAGCTGCTTATGTTCTCTGATATCGTCATGTGATTCCTGCCGGGGCATGTTGTGAGTTCGTGACTCGACTAGATGGATGTGCCGCCTGTTACCAGTGATGAGTCTGTCACTGATTTGCTCCACTGCACATCAGAGGTGTGACTTGTTTTTATCGGTTATTATTATCCCCAGTGCACACCAGAGTTGTCACTTGGTGGTGCGATGTATATATAGTGCTAGCTTTTGTAACGAGGAATTAATTCCACTTGGTGGCTTCCTCCAACGTCTCACGGAGCTGGGTATGGTTCATCACACAAAGCAAGTCAGCCCGACAAGCCACGAAACAGCATTGCGTGATACACCTGGGTTCGTGATAGACTTGAAACATGTTCTTTGCTCTAAATCCCGTCGAAATTCGTGACGGATTCTACAAAAGTAATTCCTCTGTGttcttttttactctgcatattagtttagtcctaagtcaaactttataaagtttaatCAAGTTTATTTATAGAAGACAATATAAGCATTAACAATAAGAAATATGCATTTTATGACAATATATTAAATAATGAATGGAATATTATTATTTGGCATTGTAGATGTTAACACAAAAAATATAAATTTGGTCATAGTTTACaatcttttttttgtgtgtgtgcggAAATAGTTTACAATCTTTGACTTAAGACAAAGCTAATATGTGGATAAAAAGGGAGAAAGTATAATATAAAAACAGATGGAAAGACACCTTTGGCAAAGGTAGAACCTCCATGGAACAGGAGGGTTCTCCAAAATTTAAAGTGAACCAAATTTGGTGGAACCTGAATCTGAACTAGGTTTAAACAGATTTTTGGGGCAAAATTAGATGAGTTTCTGCCCAATTCAAATTTCAGAGGAGCCCAAACCCTTTGCGAAATTAAAACCAGGAGTTGTAGTAAAACGTATGATGTCGTGCATGTTGAACCCAGAGGCCATGACATATATGGCTCTTGTGCCAATCCGCGGAGTACATTCGCCGGGAAAATGCCGACAATGGTCACCACTCACCACCAACTATACCTGGCCACGGGATACCCGGGCCGGCCAGTCCGACCCGACCCGGTCTTGCCCGTGGGTTGGGCCTGGGCCTAAAATTTGAGCCCGAAGgttgggccgggcttgggcttgactTTTTTGCGTTTTAGGAAAGAGACCTGAGGCTCGATGGGCTGAGCATGGGCCTGAAATCTAGGCCGGGGgacgggccgggcttgggcttgactTTTTGCATTTTAGGGAAGACGACCGGGCTTTTCCTTTTATGGGCCAGGCCTGACGGTCGGGCCGGGCCAGGTATGGGCCTAAGTTTTCTACTGCGGGCTTTATTAGGCCTAGCCCCACTTATGGTCAGGTATACCACCAACTCACGACACCTCCTAGTGCCGCCACCTATTGTAGGCCTTCGGTGCGCCAGACAGCTAGCGATGCAGGATTGATAGGGTCGCACCATGTGGCGAAAGACTAGTGCACTGCCATTTTCTACAAATCCATAACCATCCTCGCTATTTAATCTTTGCCAGTGAGCACGATTATGACAGATGGAGTCCACGTGCAAGCCTTGCATAATTGTAAACTATGTTTATCTGACTAATGTGTCACGTTTTAAATCGATTCATGGGTTCAATAATGACGATTGGAGTTCTTATGaaatctctttataacatatctgggtctttttttggagaatatttgAACGTTTAGGGCAGGTGGGGCCCACACTGGGTACTTGGTTTTGCCCACGCACACAAAAAAAAAGTCACTGGGTACTACTAGAGCTAGAGGCTCTGTTTTGGCTCACCAGGCGAGCATGAGAGGCAATCGGGTTGGTGACCAACCGTCCAAGCCGAGCTGATCAAAGCACATTCTGCAGGAAAGCGGCCCGGTAGGATAGACCTCTCACAGTCACAGAGAGCCGGCAGCGAGCGCGACATTCTCCGGTCAGTTCACCGGCGAGCCTCGAAAAGCCACAGGACCGGCAGTTAGATAGACCGGCTCATCCACCCGGCCACAGTTTCCCAGCTTTTCCCAACAGTTTCTTGTATACATAAACCCTGCCGCTTCCATCGTCTTCCCCACGTCGAATCCAATCCAATCCGATCCAGTACATTCCATTCCATTCCATCAAGAACCATCCAAGATGACCCGGCGCGTGCTCGGGGTGGTTGTCCTCGTCGCGACGGCGGCGCTGTGCTCGGCACAGATGACGACGGTGCAGCCGACGACGATGACGATGCCCACCTGCGCGCCGGTGCCGATCAGCCTCTCCCCGTGCATCGGCTACGTCTTCGGCGCCGGCTCGGCGGCGCTGCCATCGTGCTGCTCGCAGCTCCAGGCCTTCTTCCAGTCCCAGGGCCCCTGCCTGTGCGCCATGTCCAAGCTCGCGCCCAGCCCTTTCGGCCTCGTCCTCGGCCAGGTCCAGGGCATCATCCCCAACGTGTGCAACCTGCCCACCGACCCGTGCGATGGTGCGTCCCTCATCTCCTCCCTTCCTTTCACCACtactacatactccctccgtccgaaaatacttatcataaaaatggatgtatctaaaataaaaatacatctagatacatacattcctccgacaagtatacATACATTCCTCcgacaaatatttccggacggagggagtactacaacaCACCATTGACAGGGGTTTCATTGACGGAAATCTGATGATGATGGTGCAGATGTCTTTGGCGCGAGCAATTCGACCGACGACTCGACGACGCCAACCGCAAAGGCCGCGTCTCCAGAAGCGGCACCTCCGGCGGCCACTCCCACCGAGCCTGAGCCTGCAGCCACAACATCATCGACGCCGGAGAGTGCCGGTGCGACTGAAGCTCCACCGGCAGCAGGTGACGATTCTCAGGCTGCTGCCACGAAGACGGGACAGGTTGCCCCCCAAGGCGCTGGATCAAGCACCGATTCACAGGGGATATCAAAGCTCCCAGAACTGCTGCACGCAGCAGGGGCGCCAAGCTCCGCCGCTGCCACCGTGCTCATCAGTGTGTTTCTTGCCTATGTTTCGGCCATGTTTGTGTAAGCCCCCATAGCCATTACCGTAACCCCAGCGAAAGTATCGATGTACCATACGATGCGGTGTAGATTCAGGCCGCGCCCGTGTTACACCATGTTGCAGTGAAGATACTACAGTTTATGTGTTTGAAGCAAAGCAAAATGTTCTAGGGTTTCAGATCCTGATGGCTCGCGTTGGTTACAACAATGGAATCAGACAATGTTCCTTTCGTGGATAACCCCTAGCTTCCCTAATCCCCAATATCCACACAAGGAAATGGTGAAAAGATGATGACACCATCTCCGACAATGCTGCGGATGAAGTAGCCTAGCACCATGTCACCAGTCTACAGTTAATATGTCAGATTGGATAGACTACATCATAGCTTAGCAACCGAAATGCACATAAGATGCAAATCATCATGAATGCAGAAGGAAGGTAGGTTCCTGGCATCTCATTCCGCCATCGACCGGCACCTGAAATACGAAGGCTGGGATATAGGGGTGCTTGTTCTGCTTGTCGACAACTCAGCCAGCATAAGTCCACTTCCATCACCCAACATGGTATTTGAGTATTTGAGTCATAACAGCGACTGAAAACGAAATCAGAAGAAAATGTCACCAAGGGATGAGGCCATGAAAAACACTTGATAAAATTCATTCAAAATATAAGAAAAAGTAATCATCACTAACTCGAAACAGGTAAGGTTAATATCCTTACAAAAATACAGGGTGGTAGAAAGCTAACAGTTAACCAATAGAATATGAAGAATGATTTAAATATATACAGTTTATCCTAGCCCAGTTGCCACCACCGGCTCATTATCGAGGATACGCCTGATGGACCATAAAAATTTACTAAATGCAAGAAGTTGGAACAGTTTAACTTGCATAAAAGCAAAACCTACTATGAGCACAGTAGAACTGAAAAGGTACACTTGTAAATCCTTGAGCATTGTATCCAAAATATATAGTGACACATGTGAATCCCAAATCGATTAACATAACAATGTCCAGATGCTAGTAGTTGATGATAACCATTTCTGGATTCTTCTAATAATTAATATAGCAATAGCAAGAAACCAACAGCTAAAAATACCTGTGAATTACTGAAACATGACATAAAGGAAGTTACATACTATGATGGCTTCTCATGCTAAAAAATTAACTTGAACAGGACAATCTGATACCATCATGCATATTTGATTGGGATGCAAATTTGGAGCCATTAGGGTACCCTTCAATGAGCCTTGGCGCAgtagtaaagctgctgccttgtgaccatgaggtcatgggttcaagtcctggaaacagcctcttacagaaatgtagggaaaggctgcgtactatagacccaaagtggtcggacccttccctggaccctgcgcaagcgggagctacatgcaccaggttgcccttttttttaggGTACCCTTCAATCCTACTTAGTTCAACCAAATGAACTAGATTCTGATAATTTAGTTCATTTAGTTGAACTAAAGAGGGTCAGAGGGTACCCTCAAGGTTTCAAATTTGCATGCCTAATATTTGAAGTAAAGCCTTAGTCCTATGTCTTGGACCGGTTCATGCAAATTTAACCTATGTATGCATTGTGACTATTATAGACCGGATCATGTAAATTAACATAGTTCTATAACCGAAATGAACGGTGCGGCAAAGCGCGTCATCATggtctagttcaactatatatcctAGCCCAGTTGCCGCCACAGGCTCATTATCTCATTATCAGGGATATGTCTGACAGACCATAAAAATTACTACATGTAAGCTCAAATGATGACATTACAGGCCCACTTCTGGCAAGAAGTTGGAACAGTTTAACTTGCATAAAGGCAAAACCTACTATGAGCATTGTAGAACTGAAAAGGCTACACTTAGCAAATCCTCGAGCATTGTATTTAACAATATATAGAAATATGTGAATCCCAAATCAATCAAAATAACAATGTCAAGATGCTAGTAGTTGATACCATTTCTGGATTCTTCTAACAATAAATATAGAAATAGCAAGAAGCCAACAACTAAAACTACCAGTGTGAATTATTAAAACATTACAGTAAAGGAAGTTACACACTATGATGGCTTCCTTGTTATAAAATTAACT
This window encodes:
- the LOC119294583 gene encoding uncharacterized protein LOC119294583, which gives rise to MTRRVLGVVVLVATAALCSAQMTTVQPTTMTMPTCAPVPISLSPCIGYVFGAGSAALPSCCSQLQAFFQSQGPCLCAMSKLAPSPFGLVLGQVQGIIPNVCNLPTDPCDDVFGASNSTDDSTTPTAKAASPEAAPPAATPTEPEPAATTSSTPESAGATEAPPAAGDDSQAAATKTGQVAPQGAGSSTDSQGISKLPELLHAAGAPSSAAATVLISVFLAYVSAMFV
- the LOC119292422 gene encoding non-specific lipid-transfer protein-like protein At5g64080: MNHEPRHDGTSTGRSHSAPESPASSLRSSIHPPMARSRSGGLSFSSALSLGLAVLAVTWAASTAQQQPPAVPSPGVSVPSCPPVQASLSPCVSYFIGNSSSPSDACCVQMRALFQSQAPCLCAAVSAVPSQLGSVVGGLLPTACDLPPNACSAVTGTTSSAPAPSSSTGTPTDAAAAAPVTGPADADPAGTPSGGGVKSVPGTVDSAAAVECKGTSAAVVVLAMAASFLAAYVL